From the genome of Ziziphus jujuba cultivar Dongzao chromosome 4, ASM3175591v1:
TATGATAGTATTAAATAGGGATGTAAATTTGTTCTGTCCAACCCAACCCAAGCTAAAAAATTTGAGCTTAGGCAGGCTCAGGGCTTTTTTTAGTCTTCAGTGGGAAGAGGGTTGGGATAGGCCAATATTTTAAATCTAAAGACCACTACCCAACCTTATGGGTATTGAATTGTGTTTTGGGCTTAAGTATCAGGCTTGAACTTTAAGTTTAAAGCGTATTTCCAAATTTGAAGTTCAAAGtttaattttgtgtttatttataatattaaaatttgattaaaaatatttttttgcttaaagtatcgttatgataataaataaaaaataatagcttAACAAAAGGGACAATGCTACAGTACCATATTTATTAACCAAtgtttttatgtaaaaaatgTGGCTATTTTTTCAATAGTTGGTTATTAAATACTATCTTAAAATCATAGTAGGCAAACCCAATGAATAATGCAAAGTCATTAGACATCAAATATTTGGTTACAAAATTTGGTGAATCAAGAAATACTCTAAATGAATTATCATATCTTATAacaaacattaaataaatattgtttaacatataataaatgCTTACAATgtattcaataaaaatataaaaattataaaattaaatcgaGTTAGCTAATCTAGCTTCACTTCGATTCAGCCTGATGGGTAGTCAATAGTTGGGGCTTCAAATTAGGTCTACATAATTTAAAGCACGAAGCTGGGGGAAATAAAAACTGGATAGGCTCAATTTAAAGCACGAAGCTGGGGAAAATAAAAACTGGATAGGCTCGGGCCTAGGCCATATTGACTTTGGTTGAATTTGGGTAAGATATTTTCTAGATGGTTTGATTGGCTTCTAGGCTTTTGGACTTTTTTCTTTACATCCTTTGTTCGGCTTCTTATTGCCTTGCATTCTTCAGGTTTCTCTCTTAAGGTCCAAAGTCTTCATTGGCACATTTTTAGTGGAGTTCAAGCCTTAATACCATTATGCCACTCCCTAGGTCCATGATCCAGCTCCACTAGCATGATATTAGCCAATTTAAGTCTAGCCCATAGGGTTTTGTTTTGGCCCAAATCTCACTACCTTACTTTAAATGCCTCACACTAATAACAGAAGTGTCGACACATATATATACCTTGGCCAACTCCTTTCCCAAAAATGTAGGATTATTCATTGGTCTTGCCCCTTATTTTGTTGCATTCTTTAAgatcataaatattatatagttaaatgtacttgaaaaaaattgattgctGTAGTTTCACCATTACATACAagattttctattaattttgacttcaaaaataaagataaaaatcacTGTAGTGTAGAAATATAATATGGATAACTAGATCATCCAACATACTATAAATACTATAGGATGGTTGCGAATCAAAATACATTCCAAATAATTCAATGCTCTTAATTAAACCCAATGGCAATACTAGATATTATTTCCTCATATGGTAGTTTAAAGTTCAAATTCCTTCAACTCAActtattaaaaaaccaaaaaaaaaaaaaaaaaaaaaagggaaaaacttAATTGATTATATGCAAGCTAGCATACCTCTTTAACATCTAGAAAAATAGTCTTATTCAATAaacacatatagatatatagtcaTACAATTTTTAGACTTGATGGATATCTGGGGAAGATGTACATTGATGTTGTGTGCTGCTTTGTTGTGATGATCTTTTTGCCTATAGCATAGGAAACATATATAGTCATACATTGTTACACATTTGTTGCATTGGACTAGATAGGATCAAACAGCACTATTTTAAGTTTGATCTAATCAAAATATCACACATAAAATAGTTCAGTCCATCTAGTCTAATTCGGTTTAACAAGTGGGCTTGGTCAAGTCAATTGAGTCATGGCTTATGTGCGTTTAATTTACCAACCATAATCATATCAAGAATACATTTAATCAAAATTGGCATACTTTGATGCAAATCAATGTGATATTGGCTTGTCAACCATACCACAATGACTATGTAAAGGATCTTATAACTAAGTAGAAGTTTCCAATGATGAATCCTAAAcattttagttaatattttattcaccCATTCACACTTCTGAATACCATATctctaataaatatattcaaactTTCAGTGTGaatttgagatatatatatatatatatattcttaccaTCATGTAAGCTCTATTTATTTCTGATTCGATTTTGCTATTTCATATGCTACTCTATTGTAATTCCTAGGAATGAAAGATAAAGAAATGCTATTAAAGAAACCTACTGGATattctatctttctctctctacaattttctctttttaagatattgaaaagaattgaaataatattttctctctacAACTTTTTCTCTATAAGATAGAAAAACGCAGagtaaagaaaaatgataaagaaaaaaaattaaaataatatgtattttattattttcaaaacaagtgaaaatatcattttattgttttccaaatttttttttttccatttgttttctaGAACTGTTTTTGAAAACTAATGGCCAAACAGATAatcttttgttttgaaaatagttttttattttacaaaacagaaaactattttaaaaaccGATGGTCAAACAGGGCCTAAAGAGTTTTACACACATTAATATAGATATAGTTGATGAAGAAAATGCAAACAAGCTTCTTCATTCTCAAGCCCATGTTTGGAACCACATTTTTAGCTTCATAAACTCTTGGTCTCTCAAATGTGCTATTCAACTTGGTACCCCTGATACCATCCATTCCTATGGCAAACCCATGACTCTTTCTCACCTCATATCTTCCTTACCAATTCTCCACCAAAACAAAACCCCTCATGTCTATCGTCTAATGCGAATCTTGGTCCATTCCGAGTTTTTTACTATCCAAAAAACCAATGTAAATaatgatggagaagaagaaggagaagaagaaggttatgtTCTCACTGATGCCTTCTCAAGGACAATCCTTTGAGTGTGACACCATTTTTTATGGCAGTGTTGGACCCCGTTTTGACCAAGCCATGGAACCATCTAAGCAATTGGTTCAAGAATGATGATCTTACGCCATTTGATACCGCACATGGAATGGCGTTCTGGGAGTACGGTGGACAAGACTCGAAGCTCAACGACTTCTCAATGATGCCATGGCTAGCAATGCTCGGTTAGTCACGAAGGTGGTGATTGATAAGAGTAAGGGTGTGTTTGAAGGATTGGATTCTTtggttgatgttggaggtggaACAGGCACTGTCGCAAAGGCTATTGCAGATGCATTTCCTAATGAGGAATGCACCGTGTTTGATCTACCACATGTTGTTGCTGATTTGAAAGGGACCAAGAACTTGAAATGTGTCGGAGGGAACATGCTTGAAGCAATTCCTCCTTCAGATGCAATTTTGCTCAAGGTAAAGACTTACTCTAATAAACCATGAATCataatgtttaattttcttaaagcatatatatgtatatatatatgtatgtattcttGTGTATTTAATAATTACAAGACCAAATATGTTAAAGCATATACATAAAACGCTAATGCTATGCAAGCAATTTAATTATGTCAAAGCATATACACAAAACGCTAATGCTATGCAAGCAATTTACTTATAACGTCTATGTTCTGTCGAATTTGCCTCTCCATAAGATGCTTATTAATAATTAAGCATGATAAAATAATGGTTCTTAGCAATATTTTGAAATGTAAAAAGCTTTATGCGaagtgtttttaatttatatttcagaaaaaattctttatgaatttatatatcaatttaaaaatagaccttaaaaaaaattaaatgattgaGAAACAACAACCATGTATTACTTATGggttaattatttcttaattaacccatttataattgacatgttaaatattaaaaattgtcaCTTGATCGgttatctaattaatttatataattaattaattcacgaGATTAAAAATTGTCTGTCCTTAAAAGGCTAGGAACAATACTAAATTAGAATTACATGCATTTACATGAttgctgttttttttctttttgggttttacgCATGATTGCTGTTTGTTTGTGGTTTCATGAGCAGTGGATATTGCGTGACTGGAGTGATGAAGTGTGAAAATACTGAagaaatgcaaagaagcaaTTGCAAACAAAGGAAAGAATGGAAAGGTGATAATAATGGACATGATGATGGAGAACAAGAAAGGAGATGAAGAATCAATTGAAACCCAGCTTTTCTTTGATATGATGACGATGATTTTGGTCACAGGTAAAGAAAGAACTGAGAAAGAATGGGCTAAACTCTTTTCTGATGCCGGATTCAATAACCATAGTATAACTCCCATCTTGGGGTTAAGGTCTCTCATTGAAGTTTATCCTTAAATCTATTACGAAGCTTCCTTAGTATATCATATGTCATgggttttagttttattttaattagactcttttcttttctgttttatttctttatatatgtaATGTATCAAGATATAATTATTCTATATGTATAATTGGATACATACAATATTAGTATGagagttattaaaatatttattaaatttatttataattaatgtgATAATatctaattgtttatttttttaattaagttatTTATACATAAGTTATATAAACATGCCAATTAATAAAATCTAAAGATAAGCGGTTTgttaaatcaatttgataaattactgattcaccaaaaaaaaaaaaaatttgatacattACTGGTATGTTAATTTGtcgaaaaaatacatatatatatatatatatatatatatataataataatataatttgtactatccattttagttttttacttttatttttaatttttcttcaatttttttgataatgggTATTGTGTCAATTTAGCccattagttatttttttattttttatttttaattttttatatatttttaattttttcagaaaacaATTTCACCATTTAATGTTTAGTCTCtttccattaatttttattattacaatttgacaaaattaaccACCAACCGTTCAATAAGATTAGTctataaacaataaattattaattacttttttttattattaaaaagatgAGGCTATAAACAATAtcaaacttaaaagaaaataaataaatggggaTCCAAATTGTTCATTGTCCTCATGATCAATGTAGAAATTCGCTGGTAAAAATTGCTGGAGCATATGCAAAATTGCAATTGCAATTGGCGAAATcccaggccaaaaaaaaaacacagaaaaaaaaaagaaaaaatgggaaTCCTCAGAGTCTTAAACTCAAATCACTCTCTGCCTCTCCACCACCTCAGAAGCTTCCATGGATCCtgcttcttctgcttcttctacTCTACAACCGCTTGGTACTCTCCTCCACCCACTCCTCGCATTGAAGATCCAACGCTCTCTGCGATCTCCGAAGCTATCAAGAAAAGCCATGGAAAGCCTCTGGATTCCTCTCTCAAGAAGCTCCTCCCTTCCATCACAGCTCGTCAAGTTATCGACCTCATCAACTTCAACCCCCATTCtgtctctcctctttctctcttctcctTCTTCAACTGGCTCTCTTCGCAGCCCAATTTCTGCCACACCGTCCAATCCTACTTCACCATGACTCACTTCCTCTGCGCCAATCAAATGCTCTCCGAAGCCAAGACCCTCCTCCGATTCGTCGTCTCTCGGAAAGGAAAGGACTCGGCCTCCTCTCTCTTCGCTGCTGTTCTTGAAACAAAGGCTGCCCATGATTCTAGTTTCGTGTTCGATGCTCTGATGAATGCTTATACCGACTGCGGCTTCGTTTCCGACGCAGTTCAGTGCTTGAGGTTGGTAAGGAAGCATAATTTTCGTATCCCATTTCATGCTTGTGGGTATTTGCTGGATAAAATGTTGAAAACAAAGTCGCCAATGACGGCGTGGTCGTTCTATTCTGAGATTTTGGAATTGGGTTTTCCGCCGAAGGTGTATAATTTCAACGTTTTGATGCACAGATTGTGTAGAGATGGTGAAGTTAAAGAAGCCCAGTTggtgtttgatgaaatgggGAAGCGGGGTTTGCGTCCCACCGTTGTTAGTTTCAATACTTTGATTAATGGGTACTGTAAATCAGGGAGTTTAGAAGAGGGTTTTAGATTGAAGAGAGTTATGGAGGAGAGTAGAACATCTGCCGATGTGTTTACTTACAGTGTTTTGATAAGTGCATTGTGTAAGGAATGCAGGTTGGACAATGCAAATGAGTTGTTTGTTGAAATGTGTGAGAGGGGTTTGGCTCCGAATGATGTTACATTTACCGCATTGATTGGTGGGCAGTGCAAGTGCGGGAGAGTTGATTTGGCCAAGGAAACGTATCAGGAAATGTTGAGGAAAAATATTATACCTGATTTGGTTACATATAATACACTTATAAATGGCCTTTGCAAGGTTGGGAATTTAGAGGAAGCCAAAAAGCTTGTTGATGCAATGAGTATTAGAGGGTTGAAGCCTGACAAGATCACTTACACTACACTTTTTGATGGATGTTTCAAAGAGGGAGATCTAGAATCAGCCCTGGAGATTAGGAAGGGAATGATGAAAGAAGGAATTGAGCTAGATGATGTTGCTTTCACAGCCCTTATTTCAGGATTGTGTAGAGAGGGAAAAGTTGCTGATGCAGAAAGAACGTTGAGGGAGATGTTGAACACCGGAATGAAACCTGATGATGCCACATATACTATGATCATTGATGGGTTTTGTAAATTGGGTGATGTGAAAATGGGATTTAATTTGCTTAGGGAGATGCAGAAAGATGGCCATGTCCCAAGTGTTGTAACCTATAATGTGCTTATGAATGGACTCTGCAAGAAAGGACAGATGAAAAATGCTAATATGCTCTTAGATGCCATGCTTAATTTGGGAGTGGTTCCAGATGACATCACCTACAATATTCTCTTAGAAGGGCATTGTAAGCATGGAAATCAACAAGGTTTTAATACATTGCGAAGAGAGAAGGGCCTGGTTTCAGATTATGCAGCTTATACTTCACTTGTAAGTGAATTCAGTAAATCATCCAAGCCTCGCCAGAAGAGATGATTGACCCAGTTTTGGAAATCAGTGATTATGAATTATTGAATGTGGTTGGTCAAACCGATGGATGGGGGAGTTGTGTGGAAGTTAGTAACATGAATAAGGGACTTAAGAATGATTCAGATGAAAACCAAGGGACAGTGAATTCAGTTAATTGCCAACATTCACATGTTTCCTGATCGAAAGAGCTTCCCAGTGTCTGCTCATGATTTGAGTACTAAGATAGTGAGTATTAATTTTCATGACAAGAACATTTTCTCATGGTGACTTTTGACTATATAAGATCAAGAGCAAGGAACAAGGCTTTACACAGTTGCCAAGGCATATGTCGATGGTTTGCGGAGGAGCTTTTCAGCAACTTGTTTAAGACATAGCTATTGAACAACAGAAAATCCTAGGTCAAGGAAATTATAATCAATGCACTATATTCTTCCAAGTCCAATTCAAATTAATCATGTCTCAGGATTCGTACTACATGGAATGAGAGCTTCCAATTTATCTTAGCACAATAATTGAAGGGTTGTGAAGTTTTTT
Proteins encoded in this window:
- the LOC107417269 gene encoding putative pentatricopeptide repeat-containing protein At1g09680, whose translation is MQNCNCNWRNPRPKKKHRKKKEKMGILRVLNSNHSLPLHHLRSFHGSCFFCFFYSTTAWYSPPPTPRIEDPTLSAISEAIKKSHGKPLDSSLKKLLPSITARQVIDLINFNPHSVSPLSLFSFFNWLSSQPNFCHTVQSYFTMTHFLCANQMLSEAKTLLRFVVSRKGKDSASSLFAAVLETKAAHDSSFVFDALMNAYTDCGFVSDAVQCLRLCRDGEVKEAQLVFDEMGKRGLRPTVVSFNTLINGYCKSGSLEEGFRLKRVMEESRTSADVFTYSVLISALCKECRLDNANELFVEMCERGLAPNDVTFTALIGGQCKCGRVDLAKETYQEMLRKNIIPDLVTYNTLINGLCKVGNLEEAKKLVDAMSIRGLKPDKITYTTLFDGCFKEGDLESALEIRKGMMKEGIELDDVAFTALISGLCREGKVADAERTLREMLNTGMKPDDATYTMIIDGFCKLGDVKMGFNLLREMQKDGHVPSVVTYNVLMNGLCKKGQMKNANMLLDAMLNLGVVPDDITYNILLEGHCKHGNQQGFNTLRREKGLVSDYAAYTSLVSEFSKSSKPRQKR